The following proteins come from a genomic window of Kineosporia sp. NBRC 101731:
- a CDS encoding right-handed parallel beta-helix repeat-containing protein produces the protein MSLPVLEVGPGKDFTTIRAALGAVAPGGTVVVHPGRYPEALNLTGTVRLEAENTRGPVELTAESGSVLTVDAAGVLLRGFRLIGADPAVPVLDVRRGETALENCEFTGDGWAAVMTGVRGLLAVNDCRIENATGAGIVVASGLGSTVANTTIGATASSGVVVAGGGRLTLRDCLIQATGGNGLCANGTARLVAVGCRIEGAVKPAVVLEQQATAEIDGLSVSGSSALDLYVTSSGTVSVTDSRFVGSGNQAVHLAGAGDVRLRGCTITDPEGTGIHLTAKASAQADECRIEGAAVGVSLERESLLTVRRSEVARPVRTGLRIGGAQLDAVGLQLSAGDADAVILTAGGRIQLRDGVVSASVSPLRVEADCTVDVSDTQIRGGSTAEIVLERTTSVTFRSVSFQKVGIRAVGGKLRFTDVEITAAPQTGLDIGGGADLLAQRLMVSSAGSDGVLVGSDSRAQLEQCELVGSAGAGLRIETSAEVSVTGGSIHDNRGGPLHPPEGRENLTLRDVISEPPLSGSARGSAREAEDPARATHREHPEENTVMIEESLQEESGAPGDQEGRPQGPQSGPMAELESLTGLAGVKAEVTSLVNVMMMAKKRQMMGLPMPMMSRHLVFAGPPGTGKTTVARLYGTVLAELGILSKGHMIEVARADLVGQYVGSTAIKSTEVITKAIGGVLFIDEAYTLTAQSGGSGADFGQEAVDTLMKMMEDHRDELVVIVAGYSQHMEKFLASNPGLGSRFTKTVEFPNYSTAELMEITQGLCRKHYYELTDDGVEGLREYFERVPKDDTFGNGRVARKIFESMVNHQASRLARNPGRESDMTRLTAADIATELKNLPVGPSLAAVSAQTADPAQAVLNTLGASRLRAMEGQPAAQKAVLTVLTRLCAMHRAGEPIGAQANAVVIGPPGSGRGDFLRFYTQSLAELGVLPVGQLTRSTLTSDLWSTWPGQAERRVTAALDEASGGMLAIDVGEDWPIDENSPGIEVMRCVAMLVSRRPAAPVVALIGSASRLGAVLGLVPALRTTFVVGWRLTAYTPEALARIAAARLQWRGHEIDDEVRGELHRTLSAPGADLSTAHAVADRISTLVASRTLLAADVRVVAGAAEPLPAQVMRAGIV, from the coding sequence ATGAGTCTGCCCGTTCTGGAGGTCGGTCCGGGAAAGGATTTCACGACGATCCGGGCGGCACTGGGCGCGGTGGCGCCCGGTGGCACGGTGGTCGTGCACCCGGGGCGGTATCCCGAGGCGCTGAACCTGACCGGGACGGTGCGGCTGGAGGCGGAGAACACCAGGGGGCCGGTCGAGTTGACGGCCGAATCCGGCAGCGTGCTGACGGTTGACGCGGCGGGCGTGTTACTGAGGGGCTTCCGGTTGATCGGAGCTGACCCGGCCGTACCGGTCCTGGATGTTCGCCGCGGCGAGACCGCCCTGGAGAACTGTGAGTTCACCGGCGACGGATGGGCCGCCGTGATGACCGGGGTGCGGGGTCTCCTGGCGGTCAACGACTGCCGGATCGAGAACGCCACCGGGGCAGGCATCGTCGTCGCGTCAGGGCTCGGGAGCACCGTGGCGAACACCACGATCGGGGCGACCGCGTCTTCGGGCGTCGTGGTGGCGGGGGGTGGCCGGCTGACCCTGCGAGACTGCCTGATCCAGGCAACGGGTGGAAATGGCCTGTGCGCCAACGGAACCGCAAGGCTGGTAGCCGTTGGGTGCCGCATTGAAGGGGCGGTCAAGCCCGCGGTCGTGCTCGAGCAACAGGCCACCGCCGAGATCGACGGTCTGTCGGTGTCCGGGAGCTCAGCTCTCGATCTGTACGTGACCTCCAGCGGTACGGTCTCGGTGACCGATTCCCGGTTCGTGGGGTCAGGGAACCAGGCCGTGCACCTGGCCGGCGCCGGCGATGTGAGACTGCGAGGCTGCACGATCACCGACCCTGAGGGAACCGGGATTCACCTGACGGCGAAGGCATCGGCCCAGGCGGATGAGTGCCGGATCGAAGGTGCCGCAGTGGGTGTGTCTCTCGAGCGTGAGTCACTGCTCACGGTGCGACGTAGCGAGGTGGCCCGGCCGGTCCGGACCGGTCTGCGGATCGGCGGCGCGCAGCTGGATGCTGTCGGTCTCCAGCTGAGCGCGGGCGACGCCGACGCGGTCATTCTGACTGCCGGTGGGCGGATTCAGCTGCGCGACGGGGTGGTGTCCGCGTCGGTGTCGCCACTGCGCGTGGAAGCAGACTGCACGGTCGACGTGTCGGACACTCAGATCCGGGGCGGCAGCACGGCGGAGATCGTTCTCGAGCGAACCACGTCCGTGACCTTCCGGTCGGTGTCGTTCCAGAAGGTGGGGATCAGGGCCGTCGGAGGGAAACTCCGGTTCACCGACGTCGAGATCACCGCGGCGCCGCAGACCGGCCTCGACATCGGTGGCGGGGCTGACCTTCTGGCGCAGCGGCTGATGGTGAGCAGTGCCGGCTCGGACGGCGTACTCGTGGGCAGCGACAGCAGGGCCCAGCTGGAGCAGTGCGAACTGGTCGGCAGCGCGGGCGCCGGTCTGCGCATCGAGACCTCCGCGGAGGTCTCGGTGACGGGTGGCAGCATCCATGACAACCGAGGTGGTCCGCTGCACCCTCCGGAGGGTCGGGAGAACCTCACCCTGCGCGACGTCATATCGGAACCGCCACTGTCCGGATCCGCGCGGGGCAGCGCCCGGGAGGCAGAGGATCCGGCCCGGGCCACGCACCGTGAACATCCTGAGGAGAACACCGTGATGATCGAGGAATCACTCCAGGAGGAGTCCGGCGCACCGGGCGATCAGGAAGGCCGACCGCAGGGTCCCCAGTCCGGGCCGATGGCCGAACTGGAGTCGCTGACCGGTCTGGCCGGGGTCAAGGCCGAGGTCACTTCTCTGGTGAACGTCATGATGATGGCGAAGAAGCGCCAGATGATGGGCCTGCCGATGCCGATGATGAGCCGGCACCTGGTGTTCGCCGGGCCTCCGGGAACCGGTAAGACCACGGTGGCCAGGCTTTACGGAACGGTTCTGGCTGAGCTGGGCATCCTCAGCAAGGGCCACATGATCGAGGTGGCCCGGGCCGACCTGGTCGGGCAGTACGTCGGCTCCACCGCCATCAAGAGCACCGAGGTGATCACGAAAGCCATCGGTGGGGTGCTCTTCATCGACGAGGCCTACACCCTGACCGCTCAGTCCGGTGGTTCCGGGGCGGACTTCGGCCAGGAGGCCGTCGACACCCTGATGAAGATGATGGAAGACCATCGTGACGAGCTGGTGGTCATCGTGGCCGGCTACTCCCAGCACATGGAGAAGTTTCTGGCCTCCAACCCCGGTCTGGGCTCGCGGTTCACCAAGACCGTGGAGTTTCCCAACTACAGCACCGCTGAGCTCATGGAGATCACCCAGGGGCTGTGCCGCAAGCACTACTACGAGCTCACCGACGACGGTGTGGAAGGTCTGCGGGAGTACTTCGAGCGGGTACCGAAGGACGACACCTTCGGTAATGGGCGAGTGGCCCGCAAGATCTTCGAGTCGATGGTGAATCATCAGGCCTCGCGGTTGGCCCGAAACCCGGGCCGGGAATCGGACATGACGCGGCTGACGGCGGCCGACATCGCCACCGAGCTGAAGAACCTGCCGGTCGGCCCGAGCCTGGCCGCGGTATCGGCACAGACCGCAGACCCGGCTCAGGCGGTGCTGAACACGCTGGGGGCCAGCCGGTTACGAGCGATGGAAGGACAGCCGGCCGCGCAGAAGGCCGTGCTCACCGTGCTGACCCGACTGTGCGCGATGCACCGCGCCGGTGAGCCGATCGGTGCTCAGGCGAATGCGGTGGTCATCGGACCGCCAGGTAGTGGGCGCGGAGACTTCCTGCGCTTCTACACCCAGAGCCTGGCCGAACTCGGCGTGCTGCCGGTCGGGCAGCTGACCCGATCGACGCTGACCAGCGACCTGTGGTCGACGTGGCCGGGGCAGGCCGAACGGCGTGTGACAGCGGCCCTGGACGAGGCTTCCGGCGGGATGCTGGCCATCGACGTGGGTGAGGACTGGCCCATCGACGAGAACAGCCCGGGGATCGAGGTCATGCGCTGCGTGGCGATGCTGGTGAGTCGTCGCCCGGCGGCGCCGGTGGTCGCGCTGATCGGCAGCGCGTCCCGGCTGGGAGCAGTGCTGGGCCTGGTACCGGCCCTGCGCACGACCTTTGTGGTCGGCTGGAGGCTGACTGCCTACACGCCTGAGGCTCTGGCCCGGATCGCGGCGGCGCGGCTGCAGTGGCGTGGACATGAGATCGACGACGAGGTCCGCGGTGAACTGCACCGCACGCTGAGCGCACCGGGCGCTGATCTGTCGACCGCGCACGCCGTGGCCGATCGAATCTCCACCCTGGTGGCCTCACGGACTCTCCTGGCCGCCGACGTCCGGGTGGTGGCGGGGGCGGCCGAGCCTCTACCGGCGCAGGTGATGAGGGCGGGCATCGTCTGA
- a CDS encoding YbaB/EbfC family nucleoid-associated protein produces the protein MSSEYDALLDQAMAEYGRRRDQSLRAQEELHALTETVTAPRQAVQVTVDGLGRLTDLKFPTHSYKTMPAPDLAKIILKTVADARERIESRAACVVAPGLPAHVNAVDFVGGRLDPKDLLPKDLADIRGSSDPWLNMEDGHE, from the coding sequence ATGAGTAGCGAGTACGACGCCCTGCTCGATCAGGCGATGGCCGAGTACGGCCGGCGCCGGGACCAGTCGCTGAGAGCGCAGGAAGAACTGCATGCTCTCACCGAGACCGTGACCGCGCCCCGACAGGCGGTGCAGGTCACGGTCGACGGGCTGGGACGGCTGACCGATCTGAAATTCCCCACGCATTCGTACAAGACCATGCCGGCTCCGGATCTTGCGAAGATCATTCTGAAAACGGTCGCAGACGCTCGTGAACGCATCGAGTCCCGAGCCGCCTGCGTGGTTGCTCCGGGACTTCCCGCCCATGTCAACGCCGTCGACTTCGTCGGCGGGCGGCTCGACCCGAAAGACCTTCTCCCGAAGGATCTGGCAGATATTCGAGGGTCGTCCGACCCCTGGCTGAACATGGAGGATGGTCATGAGTAG